One genomic segment of Sminthopsis crassicaudata isolate SCR6 chromosome 2, ASM4859323v1, whole genome shotgun sequence includes these proteins:
- the CLINT1 gene encoding clathrin interactor 1 isoform X1 yields the protein MLNMWKVRELVDKATNVVMNYSEIESKVREATNDDPWGPSGQLMGEIARATFMYEQFSELMNMLWTRMLKDNKKNWRRVYKSLLLLAYLIRNGSERVVTSAREHIYDLRSLENYHFVDENGKDQGINIRQKVKEMVEFAQDDDRLREERKKAKKNKDKYVGVSSDSVGGFRYGERYDPEPKSKWDEEWDKNKSAFPFSDKLGELSDKIGSTIDDTISKFRRKDREDSPERCSDSDEEKKARRGKSPKSEFKDEEETVTTKHIHITQATETTTTRHKRTANPSKTIDLGAAAHYTGDKGSPDQNATTHTPQSSIKTSVPSSKSSGDLVDLLFDGTSQPTGGSADLFGGFADFGSAAATGNFPSQGSTTSGNGDFGDWSAFNQASSGPMTSGGELFSSPSQPAVELFSSSQPTLSQPPVASNTSDLFDLMGSSQGTMTSSQSMNFSMMSTNTVGLGLPMSRSQPLQNVSTVLQKPNPLYNQNTDMVQKSVSKTLPSTWSDPSVNISLDNLLPGLQPSKPQQPSLNTMIQQQNMQQPMNVMTQSFGAVNLSSPPNMIPVRPQTNTLMGGPMPVGMPNVITGTMGIASLGNTPMMNQGMMGMNVNMGMPTSGLGLTGTMGMGVPSLAMASGTVQPKQDAFANFANFSK from the exons caCCAATGTGGTTATGAATTATTCAGAGATTGAGTCTAAGGTTCGAGAGGCAACCAACGATGATCCTTGGGGACCTTCTGGGCAACTCATGGGAGAGATTGCCAG ggcCACATTTATGTATGAACAGTTTTCTGAACTTATGAACATGCTTTGGACACGAATGTtgaaagacaacaaaaagaactggagaagagTCTATAAG TCGTTGCTGCTCCTAGCTTACCTCATAAGGAACGGATCAGAGCGTGTTGTTACAAGTGCCAGAGAACACATTTATGATTTGCGATCCCTGGAAAATTACCACTTTGTAG ATGAAAATGGCAAGGACCAAGGTATAAACATACgccaaaaggtaaaagaaatggTAGAATTTGCCCAGGATGATGATAGACTtcgagaagagagaaagaaggcaaagaagaACAAAGACAAATATGTTGGGGTTTCTTCAGACAGTGTTGGAGGGTTCAGATATG GTGAAAGGTACGATCCTGAACCAAAGTCAAAATGGGACGAGGAATGGGATAAAAACAAGAGTGCTTTTCCATTCAGTGATAAATTAGGTGAACTGAGTGATAAAATTGGAAGCACAATTGATGACACCATCAGCAAGTTCCGCAGGAAAGATAGAGAAGACTCCCCAGAAAGATGCAG TGAcagtgatgaagaaaagaaagcaagaagagGTAAATCTCCCAAAAGTGAATTCAAAGATGAAGAGGAAACTGTGACGACGAAACATATTCATATTACACAGGCCACAGAAACAACTACCACTAGACACAAACGCACAGCAAATCCTTCCAAAACCATTGATCTTGGAGCAGCAGCACATTATACGGGGGATAAAGGAAGTCCAGATCAAAATGCTACAACTCATACACCTCAGTCTTCAATAAAG ACTTCAGTGCCTAGCAGCAAATCATCTGGTGACCTTGTTGATCTACTATTCGATGGTACCAGCCAACCAACAG GTGGATCAGCTGATCTGTTTGGAGGATTTGCTGATTTTGGATCAGCTGCTGCAACAGGAAACTTTCCTTCACAAG GTTCAACAACAAGTGGGAATGGAGACTTTGGTGACTGGAGTGCCTTCAACCAAGCTTCTTCTGGTCCTATGACTTCTGGTGGAGAGCTTTTCAGTAGCCCCTCCCAGCCAGCTGTGGAACTCTTCAGTAGCTCACAGCCAACTCTAAGTCAGCCTCCAGTAGCCTCAAATACTTCAGATCTATTTGATTTAATGGGCTCCTCCCAAGGAACCATGACATCTTCCCAAAGTATGAATTTCTCTATGATGAGCACTAATACGGTGGGCCTTGGTTTACCCATGTCACGATCACAG ccTTTACAAAATGTTAGCACAGTGCTGCAGAAGCCTAATCCTCTCTATAATCAGAATACAGATATGGTCCAGAAATCGGTCAGCAAAACCCTGCCATCTACGTGGTCGGACCCCAGTGTCAACATTAGCCTGGACAACCTACTACCTGGTCTGCAGCCTTCCAAACCCCAGCAGCCATCTCTTAACACAATGATCCAGCAACAAA ATATGCAACAGCCTATGAATGTGATGACCCAAAGTTTTGGAGCTGTGAATCTAAGCTCACCACCGAATATGATCCCTGTCCGGCCTCAGACCAATACACTGATGGGAGGACCTATGCCTGTGGGCATGCCCAATGTGATAACTGGCACAATGGGCATTGCCTCTCTTGGAAATACTCCTATGATGAACCAGGGAATGATGGGAATGAATGTGAACATGGGGATGCCAACTTCAGGGCTGGGATTGACAGGCACAATGGGCATGGGAGTGCCCAGTCTAGCCATGGCTTCTGGAACTGTACAACCCAAGCAAGATGCCTTTGCAAACTTTGCCAACTTTAGCAAATAA
- the CLINT1 gene encoding clathrin interactor 1 isoform X2: MLNMWKVRELVDKATNVVMNYSEIESKVREATNDDPWGPSGQLMGEIARATFMYEQFSELMNMLWTRMLKDNKKNWRRVYKSLLLLAYLIRNGSERVVTSAREHIYDLRSLENYHFVDENGKDQGINIRQKVKEMVEFAQDDDRLREERKKAKKNKDKYVGVSSDSVGGFRYGERYDPEPKSKWDEEWDKNKSAFPFSDKLGELSDKIGSTIDDTISKFRRKDREDSPERCSDSDEEKKARRGKSPKSEFKDEEETVTTKHIHITQATETTTTRHKRTANPSKTIDLGAAAHYTGDKGSPDQNATTHTPQSSIKTSVPSSKSSGDLVDLLFDGTSQPTGGSADLFGGFADFGSAAATGNFPSQGSTTSGNGDFGDWSAFNQASSGPMTSGGELFSSPSQPAVELFSSSQPTLSQPPVASNTSDLFDLMGSSQGTMTSSQSMNFSMMSTNTVGLGLPMSRSQNTDMVQKSVSKTLPSTWSDPSVNISLDNLLPGLQPSKPQQPSLNTMIQQQNMQQPMNVMTQSFGAVNLSSPPNMIPVRPQTNTLMGGPMPVGMPNVITGTMGIASLGNTPMMNQGMMGMNVNMGMPTSGLGLTGTMGMGVPSLAMASGTVQPKQDAFANFANFSK, translated from the exons caCCAATGTGGTTATGAATTATTCAGAGATTGAGTCTAAGGTTCGAGAGGCAACCAACGATGATCCTTGGGGACCTTCTGGGCAACTCATGGGAGAGATTGCCAG ggcCACATTTATGTATGAACAGTTTTCTGAACTTATGAACATGCTTTGGACACGAATGTtgaaagacaacaaaaagaactggagaagagTCTATAAG TCGTTGCTGCTCCTAGCTTACCTCATAAGGAACGGATCAGAGCGTGTTGTTACAAGTGCCAGAGAACACATTTATGATTTGCGATCCCTGGAAAATTACCACTTTGTAG ATGAAAATGGCAAGGACCAAGGTATAAACATACgccaaaaggtaaaagaaatggTAGAATTTGCCCAGGATGATGATAGACTtcgagaagagagaaagaaggcaaagaagaACAAAGACAAATATGTTGGGGTTTCTTCAGACAGTGTTGGAGGGTTCAGATATG GTGAAAGGTACGATCCTGAACCAAAGTCAAAATGGGACGAGGAATGGGATAAAAACAAGAGTGCTTTTCCATTCAGTGATAAATTAGGTGAACTGAGTGATAAAATTGGAAGCACAATTGATGACACCATCAGCAAGTTCCGCAGGAAAGATAGAGAAGACTCCCCAGAAAGATGCAG TGAcagtgatgaagaaaagaaagcaagaagagGTAAATCTCCCAAAAGTGAATTCAAAGATGAAGAGGAAACTGTGACGACGAAACATATTCATATTACACAGGCCACAGAAACAACTACCACTAGACACAAACGCACAGCAAATCCTTCCAAAACCATTGATCTTGGAGCAGCAGCACATTATACGGGGGATAAAGGAAGTCCAGATCAAAATGCTACAACTCATACACCTCAGTCTTCAATAAAG ACTTCAGTGCCTAGCAGCAAATCATCTGGTGACCTTGTTGATCTACTATTCGATGGTACCAGCCAACCAACAG GTGGATCAGCTGATCTGTTTGGAGGATTTGCTGATTTTGGATCAGCTGCTGCAACAGGAAACTTTCCTTCACAAG GTTCAACAACAAGTGGGAATGGAGACTTTGGTGACTGGAGTGCCTTCAACCAAGCTTCTTCTGGTCCTATGACTTCTGGTGGAGAGCTTTTCAGTAGCCCCTCCCAGCCAGCTGTGGAACTCTTCAGTAGCTCACAGCCAACTCTAAGTCAGCCTCCAGTAGCCTCAAATACTTCAGATCTATTTGATTTAATGGGCTCCTCCCAAGGAACCATGACATCTTCCCAAAGTATGAATTTCTCTATGATGAGCACTAATACGGTGGGCCTTGGTTTACCCATGTCACGATCACAG AATACAGATATGGTCCAGAAATCGGTCAGCAAAACCCTGCCATCTACGTGGTCGGACCCCAGTGTCAACATTAGCCTGGACAACCTACTACCTGGTCTGCAGCCTTCCAAACCCCAGCAGCCATCTCTTAACACAATGATCCAGCAACAAA ATATGCAACAGCCTATGAATGTGATGACCCAAAGTTTTGGAGCTGTGAATCTAAGCTCACCACCGAATATGATCCCTGTCCGGCCTCAGACCAATACACTGATGGGAGGACCTATGCCTGTGGGCATGCCCAATGTGATAACTGGCACAATGGGCATTGCCTCTCTTGGAAATACTCCTATGATGAACCAGGGAATGATGGGAATGAATGTGAACATGGGGATGCCAACTTCAGGGCTGGGATTGACAGGCACAATGGGCATGGGAGTGCCCAGTCTAGCCATGGCTTCTGGAACTGTACAACCCAAGCAAGATGCCTTTGCAAACTTTGCCAACTTTAGCAAATAA
- the CLINT1 gene encoding clathrin interactor 1 isoform X3, with translation MNYSEIESKVREATNDDPWGPSGQLMGEIARATFMYEQFSELMNMLWTRMLKDNKKNWRRVYKSLLLLAYLIRNGSERVVTSAREHIYDLRSLENYHFVDENGKDQGINIRQKVKEMVEFAQDDDRLREERKKAKKNKDKYVGVSSDSVGGFRYGERYDPEPKSKWDEEWDKNKSAFPFSDKLGELSDKIGSTIDDTISKFRRKDREDSPERCSDSDEEKKARRGKSPKSEFKDEEETVTTKHIHITQATETTTTRHKRTANPSKTIDLGAAAHYTGDKGSPDQNATTHTPQSSIKTSVPSSKSSGDLVDLLFDGTSQPTGGSADLFGGFADFGSAAATGNFPSQGSTTSGNGDFGDWSAFNQASSGPMTSGGELFSSPSQPAVELFSSSQPTLSQPPVASNTSDLFDLMGSSQGTMTSSQSMNFSMMSTNTVGLGLPMSRSQPLQNVSTVLQKPNPLYNQNTDMVQKSVSKTLPSTWSDPSVNISLDNLLPGLQPSKPQQPSLNTMIQQQNMQQPMNVMTQSFGAVNLSSPPNMIPVRPQTNTLMGGPMPVGMPNVITGTMGIASLGNTPMMNQGMMGMNVNMGMPTSGLGLTGTMGMGVPSLAMASGTVQPKQDAFANFANFSK, from the exons ATGAATTATTCAGAGATTGAGTCTAAGGTTCGAGAGGCAACCAACGATGATCCTTGGGGACCTTCTGGGCAACTCATGGGAGAGATTGCCAG ggcCACATTTATGTATGAACAGTTTTCTGAACTTATGAACATGCTTTGGACACGAATGTtgaaagacaacaaaaagaactggagaagagTCTATAAG TCGTTGCTGCTCCTAGCTTACCTCATAAGGAACGGATCAGAGCGTGTTGTTACAAGTGCCAGAGAACACATTTATGATTTGCGATCCCTGGAAAATTACCACTTTGTAG ATGAAAATGGCAAGGACCAAGGTATAAACATACgccaaaaggtaaaagaaatggTAGAATTTGCCCAGGATGATGATAGACTtcgagaagagagaaagaaggcaaagaagaACAAAGACAAATATGTTGGGGTTTCTTCAGACAGTGTTGGAGGGTTCAGATATG GTGAAAGGTACGATCCTGAACCAAAGTCAAAATGGGACGAGGAATGGGATAAAAACAAGAGTGCTTTTCCATTCAGTGATAAATTAGGTGAACTGAGTGATAAAATTGGAAGCACAATTGATGACACCATCAGCAAGTTCCGCAGGAAAGATAGAGAAGACTCCCCAGAAAGATGCAG TGAcagtgatgaagaaaagaaagcaagaagagGTAAATCTCCCAAAAGTGAATTCAAAGATGAAGAGGAAACTGTGACGACGAAACATATTCATATTACACAGGCCACAGAAACAACTACCACTAGACACAAACGCACAGCAAATCCTTCCAAAACCATTGATCTTGGAGCAGCAGCACATTATACGGGGGATAAAGGAAGTCCAGATCAAAATGCTACAACTCATACACCTCAGTCTTCAATAAAG ACTTCAGTGCCTAGCAGCAAATCATCTGGTGACCTTGTTGATCTACTATTCGATGGTACCAGCCAACCAACAG GTGGATCAGCTGATCTGTTTGGAGGATTTGCTGATTTTGGATCAGCTGCTGCAACAGGAAACTTTCCTTCACAAG GTTCAACAACAAGTGGGAATGGAGACTTTGGTGACTGGAGTGCCTTCAACCAAGCTTCTTCTGGTCCTATGACTTCTGGTGGAGAGCTTTTCAGTAGCCCCTCCCAGCCAGCTGTGGAACTCTTCAGTAGCTCACAGCCAACTCTAAGTCAGCCTCCAGTAGCCTCAAATACTTCAGATCTATTTGATTTAATGGGCTCCTCCCAAGGAACCATGACATCTTCCCAAAGTATGAATTTCTCTATGATGAGCACTAATACGGTGGGCCTTGGTTTACCCATGTCACGATCACAG ccTTTACAAAATGTTAGCACAGTGCTGCAGAAGCCTAATCCTCTCTATAATCAGAATACAGATATGGTCCAGAAATCGGTCAGCAAAACCCTGCCATCTACGTGGTCGGACCCCAGTGTCAACATTAGCCTGGACAACCTACTACCTGGTCTGCAGCCTTCCAAACCCCAGCAGCCATCTCTTAACACAATGATCCAGCAACAAA ATATGCAACAGCCTATGAATGTGATGACCCAAAGTTTTGGAGCTGTGAATCTAAGCTCACCACCGAATATGATCCCTGTCCGGCCTCAGACCAATACACTGATGGGAGGACCTATGCCTGTGGGCATGCCCAATGTGATAACTGGCACAATGGGCATTGCCTCTCTTGGAAATACTCCTATGATGAACCAGGGAATGATGGGAATGAATGTGAACATGGGGATGCCAACTTCAGGGCTGGGATTGACAGGCACAATGGGCATGGGAGTGCCCAGTCTAGCCATGGCTTCTGGAACTGTACAACCCAAGCAAGATGCCTTTGCAAACTTTGCCAACTTTAGCAAATAA